A window from Saccharomyces eubayanus strain FM1318 chromosome XIV, whole genome shotgun sequence encodes these proteins:
- the ESF2 gene encoding RNA-binding ATPase activator ESF2 — MSDKANSDFEDFSSDEENDQNNVLLQTKRKISSKDDVFSKKIDEVESENEPESEQELEHEQQNQDKLEQKEDQVAEDEKEQPLPVSLEDLKTEKLRQLVKSKAEKRSQHKTGVVYFSSIPPYMKPAKMRQILTRFGEIDRLFLKREDDQKYKQRVKGGGNKKNKYEEGWAEFIRKRDAKLCAETLNGNIIGGKKGTFYHDDILNVKYLPGFKWADLTEQIARENDIRQAKLEMEISQANKLNADFIRNVEQSKMIQNIKKSRKRAGQEEESADSHPHREFKQRRVETNRANAPTDIKQQPSKSQALGNVLTSLL; from the coding sequence ATGAGTGACAAAGCAAACAGCGATTTCGAGGATTTTTCCtcagatgaagaaaatgaccAGAACAACGTCTTGCTTCagaccaaaagaaaaatttccagCAAGGACGATGTATTCAGTAAAAAGATAGACGAGGTCGAAAGTGAGAACGAACCAGAGTCTGAACAAGAACTAGAACACGAGCAACAAAACCAGGACAAACTCGAGCAAAAGGAAGATCAAGTggctgaagatgaaaaagagcAACCTTTGCCCGTCTCTCTAGAAGATCTAAAGACAGAAAAATTAAGGCAACTGGTTAAATCCAAGGCTGAAAAGAGGTCCCAGCACAAAACCGGTGTGGTGTATTTCTCCAGTATCCCACCTTACATGAAGCCTGCCAAGATGAGACAAATACTAACTCGTTTTGGTGAAATAGATAGACTGTTTCTAAAGAGAGAGGACGATCAGAAGTATAAGCAAAGAGTGAAGGGAGGCggtaacaagaaaaacaaatacgAGGAAGGATGGGCCGAGTTCATCAGGAAAAGAGACGCCAAGCTGTGTGCGGAGACGCTGAATGGGAACATCATTGGCGGTAAGAAGGGTACCTTTTACCACGATGATATCCTGAACGTGAAGTACCTCCCAGGCTTTAAATGGGCTGACTTGACCGAACAGATTGCCCGTGAAAATGATATCAGACAGGCCAAGCTGGAAATGGAAATCTCACAGGCCAACAAGCTGAATGCCGACTTTATCAGAAATGTGGAGCAGAGTAAGATGATACAGAACATCAAGAAATCCAGGAAACGTGCtggccaagaagaagaatccgCGGATTCTCACCCCCACAGAGAGTTCAAGCAGCGTCGCGTGGAAACTAACCGTGCTAATGCCCCTACCGACATCAAGCAGCAGCCGTCGAAATCCCAAGCTCTGGGCAACGTCCTGACTAGCCTACTGTAG
- a CDS encoding SRP1/TIP1 family protein, producing MVKLASIAAGVVAIASGAAAATTTLAQSDERVNLVELGVYVSDIRAHLAQYYLFQAAHPTETYPVEVAEAVFNYGDFTTMLTGIAPDQVTRMITGVPWYSTRLRPAISSALSKDGIYTVAK from the coding sequence ATGGTCAAATTAGCTTCTATCGCCGCTGGTGTCGTCGCCATCGCTTCCGGTGCCGCCGCCGCCACCACCACCCTAGCTCAATCCGACGAAAGAGTTAACTTGGTTGAATTGGGTGTCTACGTTTCTGATATCAGAGCTCATTTGGCTCAATACTACCTGTTCCAAGCCGCTCACCCAACTGAAACCTACCCAGTCGAAGTTGCTGAAGCTGTTTTCAACTACGGTGATTTCACCACCATGTTGACTGGTATTGCTCCAGACCAAGTCACCAGAATGATCACTGGTGTCCCATGGTACTCTACCAGATTGAGACCAGCCATCTCCAGCGCCTTGTCCAAGGACGGTATCTACACTGTCGCCAAATAG
- the HOL1 gene encoding Hol1p, whose translation MDRYTNRDHPDYVPGTFNIYSSQNLENGIIYESKLKKNPSGVVLIPQPSYSPNDPLNWSGWRKMAHFGLMAFITAFTAATSNDAGAAQDSLNEIYGISYSSMNTGAGVLFLGIGWSTLFLAPFANLYGRKITYIVCITLGLFGALWFALAKRTSDTIWSQLFVGISESCAEAQVQLSLSDIFFQHQLGSVLTVYIMCTSIGTFLGPLIAGYISAYTNFRWVGWVAVIISGGLLVAIVLGCEETYFDRGRYMTPLTSKQSGYEDGTTLQNSDNTLVSQKKRHLDANLATREKGMDMSETAEFEVNNEEEVTIPEARELIDGSKEPLKPYTKRVAIFTKATNLKGYGFKQYFKYLKINLRMFLFPPVWLSGMFWGIQDVFLSFYLTTQEDAYYDPPWNYSDFGVAIMNVPTLIGAVIGCICAGIVSDYFVLWMARHNKGILEAEFRLYFSVATAIIGPAGLLMFGIGTARQWPWQAIYVGLGFVGFSWGCSGDIAMAYLMDCYPEMVLEGMVCTAIINNTISCIFTFTCSDWLAASGTENTYIALAVINFGITAFALPMYHYGKRIRLWTKQWYLESVNLRDGV comes from the coding sequence ATGGACAGATATACCAATAGGGACCATCCTGACTACGTTCCTGGTACATTTAACATCTACTCCTCTCAAAATTTGGAGAATGGTATCATATACGAGTCgaagttgaaaaagaacCCCTCAGGAGTTGTTTTGATTCCTCAGCCATCATATTCGCCCAATGACCCGTTGAATTGGTCCGGTTGGAGAAAGATGGCTCATTTTGGTCTAATGGCCTTCATAACTGCGTTTACTGCCGCTACAAGTAACGATGCGGGCGCTGCTCAGGACTCCTTGAACGAAATTTACGGGATATCTTATAGTTCTATGAACACAGGTGCAggtgttttgtttttaggTATTGGTTGGTCTACTCTATTTCTGGCCCCGTTTGCCAACTTGTATGGGCGAAAAATTACGTACATCGTTTGTATCACACTGGGCCTCTTCGGAGCTCTATGGTTTGCCTTAGCTAAAAGAACCAGTGACACTATTTGGTCTCAACTGTTCGTTGGTATTAGTGAGTCTTGTGCTGAAGCTCAAGTGCAGTTATCTTTGAgtgacatttttttccagcatCAATTGGGTTCCGTATTAACTGTGTATATTATGTGCACAAGTATTGGTACGTTCTTGGGCCCATTGATTGCTGGTTACATATCTGCCTATACTAACTTTCGTTGGGTTGGTTGGGTTGCAGTGATCATTTCAGGTGGACTTTTAGTTGCCATTGTATTAGGATGCGAAGAAACATACTTTGATAGAGGTAGGTATATGACTCCGCTGACCAGCAAGCAGTCTGGGTACGAAGACGGTACCACTTTACAAAACTCAGACAATACTCTCGTATCTCAAAAGAAACGTCACCTCGACGCTAACCTAGCCACACGAGAGAAAGGCATGGACATGTCAGAAACTGCCGAATTTGAAGTCAACAACGAAGAGGAGGTAACTATACCAGAGGCGCGCGAATTGATTGATGGGTCCAAAGAGCCTCTAAAGCCTTATACCAAGAGAGTAGCCATATTTACCAAAGCTACGAATTTGAAAGGGTATGGTTTTAAGCAATActtcaaatatttgaagatCAACCTAAGGATGTTTTTATTCCCGCCCGTGTGGTTGTCGGGTATGTTTTGGGGTATTCAAGATGTTTTCTTGTCGTTTTATCTAACTACTCAAGAGGACGCATACTATGATCCTCCATGGAATTACAGTGATTTTGGCGTTGCAATTATGAATGTCCCCACACTTATCGGGGCTGTAATTGGTTGTATCTGTGCTGGTATTGTTAGCGACTATTTTGTCCTTTGGATGGCCCGTCACAACAAGGGTATTCTGGAGGCTGAATTCagattgtatttttcagttgCAACTGCAATCATTGGGCCTGCCGGTTTGTTGATGTTTGGTATCGGTACTGCTAGACAATGGCCATGGCAAGCTATTTATGTTGGATTGGGTTTTGTTGGGTTTAGCTGGGGTTGTTCCGGGGATATTGCTATGGCATACTTAATGGATTGTTACCCCGAAATGGTTTTAGAAGGTATGGTTTGCACTGCTATTATCAACAACACTATATCATGCATATTTACCTTCACCTGTTCCGATTGGTTAGCTGCATCTGGTACCGAGAACACCTACATCGCATTGGCCGTCATTAACTTTGGTATCACTGCTTTCGCCTTGCCAATGTACCATTATGGTAAGAGAATAAGACTGTGGACTAAGCAATGGTACTTAGAATCTGTCAATTTGAGAGATGGTGTGTAA
- the BIO5 gene encoding Bio5p: protein MSSSEAPEVKFDKHFNWWSLLGIAFSLSCSWVGISASMAVGIASGGPLLIIYGLIIAAFFSLMCGISLGDFASILPNSSGGSFWVLKMLEQEPGTLKTPDYEDTSDDDEEVFLETYCQTCNVEISSRLQKATXMVVGLLNYFGAIFTTASVCSSLSMSCIGIHKLLHPEYELKHWHVFVGYQCINATLTLFNVYSSPLPYISQFGLYTSLLSFAMTFIICIVSRSNNTVDPWPKASNVFGNFDNQTGWNSSGMAFVVGLVNPIWAFVGIDSATHMIDEVGYSKSRFLVPKVIITTIVVGFITGFIYCVGLFFCITDKTAVVESILPIVEIFYQATGNRNLSVFLQCMCITTGYVAGIASGTWQSRILQSFGKSYAPFYKEGSLGNKSLKKLATLTPGFKSPLYAHFLSQICVTIIGCIFMGSSTAFNAIITACITLLLMSYAVPSFIFVFVINKENFTSRIENDINGISRPKTRRMSTIPHIICILWTLFCLIFLSFPYTLPVTAGNMNYTSVVYAVVFCIISIVVFPACRQ, encoded by the coding sequence ATGTCAAGCTCGGAAGCGCCAGAAGTCAAGTTCGACAAGCATTTCAACTGGTGGTCCCTACTGGGCATCGCGTTCTCATTGAGTTGTTCGTGGGTCGGCATCTCTGCGTCTATGGCGGTCGGTATCGCCAGTGGTGGCCCGTTACTTATTATCTATGGTTTGATAATTGCTGCATTCTTCAGTCTGATGTGCGGCATCTCGCTGGGTGATTTTGCCTCTATACTTCCGAACAGCAGTGGTGGTTCGTTCTGGGTTCTTAAGATGTTGGAACAGGAACCAGGAACATTGAAAACTCCTGACTACGAGGACACTTctgacgatgatgaagaggTATTTCTGGAGACCTATTGCCAAACGTGCAACGTCGAAATCTCTTCCAGACTTCAGAAGGCCACTYCCATGGTTGTGGGGTTGCTGAACTATTTCGGTGCCATTTTTACCACCGCCAGTGTCTGTTCGTCATTATCGATGAGTTGTATTGGTATTCATAAACTGTTGCACCCCGAGTATGAACTGAAACACTGGCATGTATTTGTAGGTTATCAGTGCATTAATGCCACTTTGACGCTTTTCAACGTCTATTCGTCTCCGTTGCCTTACATCTCTCAGTTTGGGCTTTACACATCCCTTTTGTCTTTTGCCATGACATTTATCATTTGTATTGTTTCAAGATCCAATAACACAGTGGACCCATGGCCCAAGGCTTCGAACGTCTTTGGAAACTTCGATAATCAAACGGGCTGGAATTCCTCCGGTATGGCGTTTGTTGTGGGCTTGGTCAATCCGATATGGGCGTTTGTCGGGATAGATTCTGCTACGCACATGATTGACGAAGTCGGTTACAGCAAATCGCGTTTCTTGGTTCCTAAGGTCATTATAACCACCATCGTCGTGGGGTTCATAACAggttttatttattgtgTCGGTTTGTTTTTCTGCATCACTGACAAAACGGCTGTCGTCGAATCCATTCTACCCATCGTGgaaatattttatcaagCCACAGGTAATAGAAATCTCAGTGTGTTTTTACAATGCATGTGCATCACCACAGGTTACGTTGCAGGTATCGCTAGCGGTACCTGGCAAAGTCGAATCTTACAGTCATTCGGTAAAAGTTATGCACCATTTTATAAAGAAGGTTCGCTGGGAAACAAGTCACTAAAAAAGCTGGCAACTTTGACACCCGGGTTCAAATCTCCATTATACGCTCACTTTTTGTCGCAGATCTGTGTTACAATCATTGGCTGTATTTTTATGGGATCTAGCACTGCATTCAATGCAATAATCACTGCATGTATTACCTTGCTACTCATGTCATATGCAGTTCCCTCCTTTATATTTGTCTTTGTTATCAATAAGGAAAACTTCACCAGTAGAATCGAAAACGATATAAATGGTATTAGCCGACCTAAGACTCGCCGTATGTCAACGATCCCCCACATTATCTGCATCCTATGGACCTTATTTTGCCTAATATTCTTGTCGTTTCCATACACGTTGCCAGTCACAGCAGGGAACATGAACTACACTTCGGTTGTGTACGCAGTAGTTTTCTGTATTATCAGCATTGTTGTCTTTCCTGCTTGCAGGCAATGA
- the BIO4 gene encoding dethiobiotin synthase, with translation MNSKPQQEEEQQQQQPIVFVTGTDTDVGKTFVSALLVHKWKAAYWKPVQTGIESDQGDSETLKNFKVAASTWQPRIFTPTYVLQKPLSPLQAMEYEPEVDIKLLDFAVPDEWDAESPLVVEGAGGVCVPITRKLEITTDLIKHLIETSSHPVYVVVVARSGLGTLNHTLLTWNHLCDNGLRGHLFGVILNGEPNEGNVQVLEKFGVDVIAQVGQCATAQNLEMALHGLPTVESLVTQQDK, from the coding sequence ATGAACAGCAAACctcaacaagaagaagaacaacaacaacaacaaccaaTCGTATTCGTCACCGGTACAGATACTGATGTCGGCAAGACTTTTGTATCTGCATTGCTGGTACACAAATGGAAAGCTGCATACTGGAAACCCGTGCAGACAGGAATTGAGTCAGATCAAGGTGACTCGGagacattgaaaaatttcaaagtaGCCGCATCGACTTGGCAACCACGTATATTCACGCCCACGTATGTGCTGCAGAAGCCTCTGTCTCCGCTACAGGCCATGGAATACGAGCCTGAAGTGGACATCAAGTTGTTGGATTTTGCAGTTCCTGATGAATGGGACGCAGAGAGCCCACTGGTCGTAGAAGGAGCCGGTGGGGTCTGCGTGCCCATCACTCGCAAGCTGGAAATAACTACGGATCTGATTAAACATCTGATCGAGACTAGTAGTCATCCTGTGTACGTGGTTGTCGTGGCACGCAGCGGATTGGGAACTCTGAATCATACGTTGCTTACATGGAATCACCTCTGCGATAACGGTTTGAGAGGTCACTTGTTCGGGGTCATTCTTAATGGGGAACCCAATGAAGGCAACGTGCAGGTGCTCGAGAAGTTCGGTGTGGACGTGATCGCACAAGTTGGACAATGTGCTACGGCGCAGAACTTGGAAATGGCGCTGCATGGGCTGCCAACGGTGGAGTCATTGGTGACCCAACaagataaataa
- the BIO3 gene encoding adenosylmethionine-8-amino-7-oxononanoate transaminase — translation MSSEITYTPAVAELLEFDKKHVWHPYTSLKAPLNVFPVKSAHGCKLVLDTDSPVDVEVIDAMSSWWCVIHGYNNPELNEALTNQMMDFSHVLLGGFTHKAAVNLVKKLLKVIDEPSMQYCFLADSGSVAVEVALKMALQSNMADKSRSNRTKFLTIKNGYHGDTFGAMSVCDPDNSMHHIYKDRLSKNIFTQAPTILEGLPTSQNKFEDTWNESEADDLKKQFELHSDEICAVILEPILQGAGGLRLYHPQFLIEVQKLCNQYDILFIIDEIATGFGRTGEIFAFKHCQKYQDQLGISPAKQVKVVPDIVCVGKGLTSGYMTMSAVVTNEKVASRIASPDSPTGGIFMHGPTFMGNALACSVAEKSMDILLRGEWKQQVSRIENQIYKELYEYIKNPDNGLMGTLVKRVSVVGAVGIVELYKKTDPKWFQKEFISRGVHIRPFNCLCYIMPPYVITTEELTQVNKALIEVLQEWKTYSNQ, via the coding sequence ATGTCTTCCGAAATCACATACACACCAGCTGTTGCAGAGTTACTAGAgtttgataaaaaacaCGTCTGGCATCCTTACACGTCGTTAAAGGCCCCATTGAATGTTTTCCCAGTGAAGAGCGCTCACGGCTGTAAGCTTGTGTTGGATACCGACTCCCCGGTGGACGTTGAGGTGATTGACGCTATGTCGTCCTGGTGGTGCGTGATTCATGGCTACAACAATCCAGAATTAAATGAGGCCCTCACAAACCAAATGATGGATTTTTCTCATGTCTTGCTTGGCGGGTTCACTCACAAGGCAGCCGTGAACCTTGTTAAAAAACTATTGAAAGTGATCGACGAGCCCTCCATGCAATACTGCTTCCTAGCAGATTCCGGCTCTGTCGCAGTGGAAGTGGCTTTGAAGATGGCTCTACAGTCCAACATGGCGGATAAATCCAGAAGCAACAGAACAAAGTTTTTGACGATTAAAAACGGGTATCACGGAGACACTTTTGGTGCCATGAGTGTGTGTGATCCGGACAACTCCATGCATCACATCTACAAAGATCGTCTCAGCAAAAACATATTTACTCAAGCTCCTACTATTCTCGAAGGTTTGCCTACGAGTCAGAACAAATTCGAGGATACATGGAATGAAAGTGAAGCCGATGACCTCAAAAAACAGTTTGAACTGCATAGTGATGAGATCTGTGCTGTCATATTGGAACCCATCTTGCAAGGTGCCGGCGGGTTGAGGCTGTATCACCCACAGTTCTTGATCGAAGTCCAAAAGCTATGTAACCAATACGATATCCTGTTTATCATTGATGAGATTGCCACTGGATTTGGCAGAACTGGTGAGATATTTGCATTCAAACACTGCCAAAAATATCAGGACCAGCTGGGAATCAGCCCTGCTAAACAAGTTAAAGTAGTTCCTGACATCGTGTGCGTTGGGAAGGGGTTAACTAGCGGGTACATGACAATGAGCGCGGTAGTGACCAACGAAAAGGTCGCTTCTAGAATTGCCTCCCCAGACAGTCCAACAGGTGGTATTTTCATGCATGGTCCAACTTTCATGGGTAATGCTTTAGCATGCAGTGTTGCGGAAAAGTCGATGGATATCCTGCTACGTGGTGAATGGAAACAACAAGTGTCGAGAATTGAAAATCAAATCTACAAAGAGTTGTACGAATACATCAAGAATCCAGACAATGGGCTAATGGGAACCCTTGTCAAACGTGTGTCGGTTGTTGGAGCCGTCGGTATTGTGGAGCTGTACAAAAAGACAGACCCGAAGTGGTTCCAAAAGGAGTTCATATCCAGGGGCGTTCATATCAGACCTTTCAACTGCTTATGTTACATTATGCCACCTTATGTGATTACAACGGAAGAATTGACGCAGGTTAACAAAGCCCTGATTGAAGTCTTACAGGAGTGGAAAACCTATTCGAACCAGTGA
- the MNT4 gene encoding putative alpha-1,3-mannosyltransferase: protein MGFRVRRTKKLVTLVLISSLFLVVLFRCSRNYLLLDNFRTQKENASSKTIQCLSELAQTGSSKRANEFYDPSIWKTFLSFINGGHGDVKTLTQSLFNIQLYQQCTKNTSIDHDVPLLHEVEGSLFPYMDFPTLHNGDIQDFWPIHSRFDGSTHRGQVLEFSTTDNSFIGTSRIEFNISKPFWENWLVSAVQNGSKGLVMSVSDYQVADSIRLIRVLRLLNNSLPIEIVHKSDLSENYQQLLIASARESESLDYPPQELWFLNVKSLLKDNYVAKFKRFSNKWLAITFCSFQIPILLDSDTVPFVSLDTFYEIDEFKRTGTLFFKDRGFPTSKLGSHQINVLKKVIDNCLGIPLDSKKDLDLLKNRLKDDMAMDAVESLVTKHQKHYMESGLLVLDKQKHFSSLLVSMMLQFSPIQEYFYGDKEWFWLGLLLSNDTFTFHPVEASNVGALKDLSTPDSAQMCSIQLSHTDIHGNVLWLNGGLSVCKKACWVYDYTKRKDIASRFESVDELQKHYRSPVKLENVIIPEVNKSPWSQNTECAGYNYCTKYKKGEYGTLIEFTEHQKKSYERIVQLWNDVI from the coding sequence ATGGGTTTTCGCGTTCGAAGGACAAAAAAGCTGGTAACACTAGTCCTCatatcatcattatttCTAGTAGTCCTTTTCAGATGCTCTCGTAACTATTTACTTTTGGATAATTTCCGAACACAGAAGGAGAATGCATCATCTAAAACGATTCAATGTCTGTCTGAACTAGCTCAAACTGGAAGTAGTAAAAGAGCAAATGAGTTTTATGATCCAAGCATATGGAAAACATTTTTATCCTTCATAAACGGAGGTCACGGAGATGTGAAAACGCTAACACAATCTCTATTCAATATCCAGTTATACCAGCAATGTACTAAAAACACCTCAATTGATCATGATGTTCCACTTCTCCACGAGGTGGAAGGCAGCTTATTTCCATACATGGATTTTCCAACGTTGCATAATGGAGACattcaagatttttggCCGATTCATTCCCGATTTGATGGAAGTACTCATCGTGGACAGGTATTAGAATTCTCCACAACGGATAACTCATTCATAGGGACGTCACGCATCGAGTTCAACATTAGCAAGCCGTTTTGGGAGAACTGGTTAGTTTCAGCTGTTCAAAATGGCTCGAAGGGCTTAGTAATGAGTGTGTCAGATTACCAGGTAGCCGATTCAATCCGACTCATAAGGGTCTTGCGACTATTGAATAATTCACTGCCGATTGAAATTGTTCACAAGTCTGATTTAAGTGAGAACTACCAACAGCTTTTGATAGCGTCAGCAAGGGAATCTGAATCTCTTGATTATCCTCCACAAGAGCTGTGGTTTCTAAACGTAAAGAGCCTGCTAAAGGACAACTATGTGGCCAAGTTCAAGCGGTTTTCGAATAAATGGTTAGCAATTActttttgctcttttcaaataccGATTCTTCTAGATTCTGATACTGTACCATTCGTCTCATTGGATACATTTTATGAAATAGACGAGTTTAAAAGAACTGGGacactttttttcaaggacCGAGGCTTCCCAACTTCCAAACTGGGATCGCACCAAATCAATGTCCTAAAGAAGGTGATTGATAATTGTCTGGGTATACCCTTGGATTCAAAAAAGGATCTCGacttgttgaaaaatcgTCTGAAGGATGACATGGCCATGGATGCCGTAGAAAGTTTAGTTACCAAGCATCAAAAGCATTACATGGAAAGCGGTTTACTAGTTTTAGACAAACAGAAACACTTTTCCAGTCTATTAGTTTCAATGATGCTGCAGTTCTCACCTATTCAAGAATACTTCTACGGTGACAAAGAATGGTTTTGGCTTGGTTTATTATTATCTAACGATACATTCACTTTTCATCCAGTAGAGGCCTCAAACGTGGGAGCATTGAAGGATTTGAGCACACCTGATAGCGCCCAGATGTGTTCGATCCAACTATCCCATACAGACATCCATGGTAATGTTCTATGGCTAAACGGTGGTCTATCTGTTTGTAAAAAAGCATGCTGGGTTTATGACTACACTAAACGTAAAGATATTGCGTCTAGATTTGAAAGTGTAGATGAACTACAAAAGCACTATCGATCACCCGTGAAACTCGAAAATGTCATTATCCCTGAAGTTAACAAGTCTCCCTGGTCACAAAACACCGAATGTGCTGGGTACAATTATTGCACAAAGTATAAAAAGGGAGAGTATGGAACACTGATAGAGTTTACAGAACACCAGAAGAAATCTTATGAAAGAATTGTACAACTGTGGAATGACGTTATATAA
- the FRE4 gene encoding ferric-chelate reductase, with protein sequence MMFLTSFITILLFFQFSAAKAPPSKTSLVNTHERRSIYSCYVGLRKENWAYNGSAICRYEPAIQSMLYCLYEDTFEKGYSNKTLEKGFEEMRQFCYTPKFLNMTDAEFYTSLNNGSHYIQEQPKATVNVTFPIVVNSTLRRGYYDAYYGYYYNHDIPYYFGGIICAYFVGVMLIAGLIRFLDYTPIKKLIFKQKLMNYVRGYITLPTLWKKHAEPFSYLKVFTGYIPTRFETLVILGYLILHTIFMSYKYQYDPYHIIFAGHRAEVAQFVAYRSGILSFAHIPLIILFAGRNNFLQLISGLKHTSFIVFHKWLGRMMFLDAVIHSAAFTNYYLFYKKWDMVKVKTFWKFGIAATCLAGMLIFFSIAAFRRHCYETFMALHIVFAAMFLYACWEHVTIYSGIEWIYAAIAIWGVDRIVRIVRIALLGFPKADLQLVGSDLIRVTINKPKNFWKAKPGQYVFVSFLRPLCFWQSHPFTVMDSCVRDGELVIILKAKKGVTKLVKNYVERKGGRASMRLAIEGPYGSKSAAHRFDNVLLLAGGSGLPGPIAHAIELGKTTAASGKNFVQLIVAVRGFDMLNACKQELMVLKDLNVHVHIYNSKQDATPGVPISPKVSKSDEIVIENTPSVVDNSEKALSENENTEQPLSVSGISNVDFEFATFHAGRPNVEELLKESVTHSGSLAVVCCGPPVFVDTARDQTATAVIKNPSNVIEYLEEYQAW encoded by the coding sequence ATGATGTTTTTGACGTCATTTATAACTATCCTTCTGTTCTTCCAGTTTTCCGCTGCAAAAGCACCTCCTAGTAAGACTTCTCTGGTAAATACCCATGAAAGAAGATCAATCTATTCATGTTATGTCGGTTTGCGTAAAGAGAATTGGGCATACAATGGGTCCGCTATATGTCGCTATGAGCCTGCAATTCAATCGATGCTATATTGTCTCTACGAAGACACGTTCGAGAAAGGGTATTCAAACAAAACCCTAGAGAAGGGTTTCGAAGAAATGAGACAGTTTTGCTACACACCAAAATTTCTGAATATGACTGATGCCGAATTTTATACTTCATTGAATAACGGATCACACTATATTCAAGAACAACCCAAAGCCACCGTCAATGTAACATTTCCTATTGTAGTCAACTCTACGCTAAGAAGAGGTTATTATGATGCATATTACGGCTACTACTATAACCACGATATTCCTTATTATTTTGGGGGCATCATTTGTGCATACTTTGTGGGTGTTATGCTAATTGCCGGTTTAATTCGTTTTTTGGACTACACtccaataaaaaagttaaTCTTCAAGCAAAAACTGATGAATTATGTGAGGGGTTATATCACGTTACCAACCCTTTGGAAAAAGCATGCAGAACCTTTTTCATACCTAAAAGTGTTTACTGGCTATATTCCTACTAGATTCGAAACCTTGGTCATTTTGGGATACCTGATACTCCATACCATTTTCATGTCTTACAAATATCAGTATGACCCTTACCATATCATTTTCGCTGGTCATAGAGCAGAAGTGGCACAATTCGTTGCTTATAGAAGTGGTATACTTTCATTTGCACATATACCGCTGATTATCTTATTTGCAGGAAGAAATAACTTTCTACAACTTATTTCTGGTTTGAAACACACTTCGTTTATCGTATTCCACAAGTGGCTTGGAAGAATGATGTTTCTTGATGCCGTGATTCACTCTGCCGCCTTCACAAACTACTACTTGTTTTATAAGAAATGGGATATGGTTAAAGTAAAAACATTCTGGAAATTTGGTATCGCTGCTACTTGTTTAGCGGGAatgttgattttcttttccattgcAGCTTTTAGAAGACACTGCTATGAAACTTTTATGGCCCTCCATATAGTATTTGCTGCTATGTTCTTGTATGCATGTTGGGAACACGTTACTATTTATAGTGGCATTGAGTGGATTTATGCCGCGATAGCAATTTGGGGTGTCGACAGAATCGTACGTATCGTTAGAATTGCCCTCTTAGGTTTTCCAAAGGCCGACTTGCAGTTAGTCGGTTCTGATTTGATCCGCGTTACAATAAATAAACCAAAGAATTTCTGGAAAGCAAAACCGGGACAATATGTGTTTGTCTCTTTCTTACGCCCTCTGTGCTTTTGGCAGTCACATCCATTCACGGTTATGGATTCTTGTGTAAGGGATGGTGAACTGGTCATCATTTTGAAGGCAAAGAAGGGTGTGACAAAATTAGTAAAGAACTATGTGGAACGCAAAGGCGGCCGGGCTTCCATGAGGTTGGCTATCGAAGGCCCATATGGATCCAAGTCGGCTGCCCATCGTTTTGATAATGTATTACTTTTGGCAGGTGGATCAGGTCTTCCTGGTCCAATTGCCCATGCTATCGAGCTAGGAAAAACAACAGCTGCAAGCGGAAAGAATTTTGTTCAGCTAATAGTAGCAGTTAGAGGGTTTGATATGCTTAACGCGTGTAAGCAGGAACTGATGGTTTTGAAAGATCTGAATGTTCATGTTCATATTTACAATTCTAAGCAAGATGCAACTCCAGGTGTACCAATTAGCCCAAAAGTATCTAAAAGTGACGAAATAGTGATAGAGAACACTCCTTCCGTTGTCGATAATTCAGAGAAAGCTCTTTCTGAGAATGAAAATACGGAGCAACCCCTCTCTGTAAGTGGCATCTCCAATGtcgattttgaatttgccACTTTCCATGCAGGAAGGCCCAACGTTGAAGAACTGTTGAAAGAATCCGTCACTCACTCTGGTTCACTCGCGGTAGTGTGTTGTGGACCACCTGTCTTTGTTGACACCGCTAGAGATCAAACCGCCACAGCCGTAATTAAAAATCCATCAAACGTAATTGAGTACTTGGAAGAATATCAAGCATGGTAA